One genomic window of Streptomonospora nanhaiensis includes the following:
- a CDS encoding CD225/dispanin family protein, translating into MSYGPPPGPPPSQPPGGGYGPPPGGSGGYPSAAGGGEPPNNFLVPAILAMFCCWPLAIPAILAAAKVNAQWNLGDYAGAQEEAAKAKRFTLIGVIVGILAYVIIFILYFVMFAAAMSSVSTY; encoded by the coding sequence ATGAGCTACGGTCCTCCGCCCGGTCCGCCGCCCTCCCAGCCGCCCGGCGGCGGCTACGGTCCGCCTCCCGGGGGCTCGGGCGGGTACCCCAGCGCCGCCGGCGGCGGCGAGCCGCCGAACAACTTCCTCGTGCCCGCCATCCTGGCCATGTTCTGCTGCTGGCCGCTGGCCATCCCGGCCATCCTGGCCGCCGCCAAGGTGAACGCCCAGTGGAACCTCGGCGACTACGCCGGGGCCCAGGAGGAGGCCGCCAAGGCCAAGCGCTTCACGCTGATCGGTGTGATCGTCGGCATCCTCGCCTACGTGATCATCTTCATCCTCTACTTCGTGATGTTCGCCGCCGCCATGAGCAGCGTCTCGACCTACTGA
- the trpC gene encoding indole-3-glycerol phosphate synthase TrpC: MSVLDEIVDGVRADLADRQAATPLEELKERARSVPRPQDVVAALRRPGVQVIAEVKRSSPSKGPLAEIADPAALARDYAAGGAALISVLTERRRFNGSLDDLAAVRAAVSTPLLRKDFVVTSYQLWEALVHGADAVLLIVAALDQDALVSLVERAQSLGLTPLVEVHTEEEVGRALDAGATVIGVNARDLKTLQVDRDTFARLAPLIPADRVRVAESGVRGPHDLLAYAGHGADAVLVGESLVRGRHPRDAVADLVTAGAHPALRDRN, from the coding sequence GTGAGCGTGCTCGACGAGATTGTCGACGGAGTGCGCGCCGATCTCGCCGATCGGCAGGCGGCCACGCCCCTGGAGGAGCTGAAGGAGCGGGCGCGCTCGGTGCCGCGCCCCCAGGACGTGGTGGCGGCCCTGCGCCGCCCCGGTGTCCAGGTCATCGCCGAGGTCAAGCGCTCCAGCCCGTCCAAGGGCCCCCTGGCCGAGATCGCCGACCCCGCCGCGCTGGCCCGCGACTACGCCGCCGGCGGAGCCGCCCTCATCAGCGTCCTCACCGAGCGCAGGCGCTTCAACGGCAGCCTGGACGACCTCGCCGCCGTCCGCGCCGCGGTCTCCACCCCGCTGCTGCGCAAGGACTTCGTCGTCACCTCCTACCAGCTGTGGGAGGCCCTGGTCCACGGGGCCGACGCCGTGCTCCTCATCGTCGCCGCCCTCGACCAGGACGCCCTCGTGTCCCTCGTCGAGCGCGCCCAGTCCCTCGGGCTGACCCCGCTGGTCGAGGTGCACACCGAGGAGGAGGTCGGCCGCGCCCTCGACGCCGGCGCCACCGTCATCGGCGTCAACGCCCGCGACCTCAAGACCCTCCAGGTCGACCGCGACACCTTCGCCCGCCTGGCTCCCCTGATCCCCGCCGACCGCGTCCGCGTCGCCGAGTCCGGCGTCCGCGGCCCCCACGACCTCCTCGCCTACGCCGGGCACGGCGCCGACGCCGTCCTGGTGGGCGAGAGCCTGGTACGCGGCCGCCACCCGCGCGACGCCGTCGCCGACCTGGTGACCGCCGGCGCCCACCCGGCGCTGCGGGACCGGAACTAG
- a CDS encoding ABC transporter ATP-binding protein encodes MSAPASDRTRPAPGAEAPAAGPGLRRANGGALDTVRRGLRLTPEFTEGLWLTLLLAVVATVGKVVVPIAIQQIIDRGVGAEGGGPDLGFAAATVGVCAVLLAATMAAAYVMNVRLYRATESALATLRRKAFRHVHDLSVLTQNSERKGALVARVTADVDQISTFMQWGGLQLIVSVGQLIVATVLMAVYSWELTLLVWVCFLPLVYGARWLQVRLSRAYLTVRERTGDMLGAIGETVMGAAVIRAHATEERTARRIDTTVLATRTAQVRAQRLSMAVSPFAELVAAVGNAAVVVAGVLLGIGGGITAGELVAFLFLMTLFIAPMMMATEIFNEAQNAIAGWRRVLGVLDTVPDIADPGEAGRTLPRGPVAVRFERVSYAYPDGPTVLDGVDEEIAPGTRVAVVGETGSGKTTFVKLLTRLMDPVEGRVLIDGVDLREVAFSSLRGRVVMVPQEGFLFDSSLGANIRFARPEATDAELEAAVAELGLADWLAGLAHGLDTPVGQRGESLSAGERQLVALVRAYVADPDLLVLDEATSAVDPDTEVRIQRALDRLTRGRTSVAIAHRLSTAEAADEVLVFDEGRVVQRGTHEELAAVPGVYADLYASWVRSSA; translated from the coding sequence ATGAGCGCCCCCGCCTCCGACCGCACCCGCCCCGCGCCCGGCGCCGAGGCCCCCGCCGCGGGTCCCGGGCTGCGGCGCGCCAACGGCGGCGCCCTCGACACCGTCCGCCGCGGCCTGCGGCTGACCCCGGAGTTCACCGAGGGCCTGTGGCTGACCCTGCTGCTGGCCGTCGTGGCCACCGTGGGCAAGGTCGTGGTGCCCATCGCCATCCAGCAGATCATCGACCGCGGCGTGGGCGCCGAGGGCGGCGGCCCCGACCTCGGGTTCGCCGCCGCCACCGTGGGCGTCTGCGCCGTCCTGCTGGCCGCCACCATGGCCGCCGCCTACGTGATGAACGTCCGGCTCTACCGGGCCACCGAGTCGGCGCTGGCCACCCTGCGCCGCAAGGCGTTCCGGCACGTGCACGACCTGTCGGTGCTCACCCAGAACAGCGAGCGCAAGGGCGCGCTGGTGGCCCGGGTGACCGCCGACGTCGACCAGATCAGCACGTTCATGCAGTGGGGCGGGCTCCAGCTCATCGTCAGCGTGGGCCAGCTCATCGTGGCCACCGTGCTGATGGCCGTCTACTCCTGGGAGCTGACCCTGCTGGTGTGGGTCTGCTTCCTGCCGCTTGTCTACGGCGCCCGCTGGCTGCAGGTCCGGCTCTCCCGGGCCTACCTCACGGTCCGCGAGCGCACCGGCGACATGCTCGGCGCCATCGGCGAGACCGTCATGGGCGCCGCCGTCATCCGCGCACACGCCACCGAGGAGCGCACCGCCCGCCGCATCGACACCACGGTGCTGGCCACCCGCACCGCCCAGGTCCGGGCGCAGCGGCTGTCCATGGCGGTCTCGCCCTTCGCCGAGCTGGTCGCCGCCGTCGGCAACGCGGCCGTGGTCGTGGCCGGCGTGCTGCTGGGCATCGGCGGCGGCATCACCGCCGGGGAGCTGGTGGCGTTCCTGTTCCTGATGACCCTGTTCATCGCGCCGATGATGATGGCCACCGAGATCTTCAACGAGGCGCAGAACGCCATCGCCGGGTGGCGGCGGGTGCTGGGCGTGCTCGACACCGTGCCCGACATCGCCGACCCCGGCGAGGCCGGGCGCACCCTGCCGCGCGGCCCGGTGGCGGTCCGCTTCGAGCGCGTCTCCTACGCCTACCCCGACGGCCCCACCGTGCTGGACGGGGTCGACGAGGAGATCGCCCCCGGCACCCGCGTGGCGGTCGTCGGCGAGACCGGCTCGGGCAAGACCACGTTCGTCAAGCTGCTCACCCGGCTGATGGACCCGGTCGAGGGCAGGGTCCTCATCGACGGCGTGGACCTGCGCGAGGTCGCGTTCTCCTCCCTGCGCGGCCGGGTCGTCATGGTGCCCCAGGAGGGCTTCCTCTTCGACTCCTCACTGGGCGCCAACATCCGCTTCGCCCGCCCCGAGGCCACCGACGCCGAACTGGAGGCCGCCGTCGCCGAACTGGGCCTGGCCGACTGGCTGGCGGGCCTGGCCCACGGCCTGGACACCCCCGTGGGCCAGCGCGGGGAGTCGCTGTCGGCGGGGGAGCGGCAGCTGGTCGCGCTGGTGCGGGCCTACGTCGCCGACCCCGACCTGCTGGTGCTGGACGAGGCCACCTCGGCCGTCGACCCCGACACCGAGGTCCGCATCCAGCGGGCCCTGGACCGGCTCACCCGCGGCCGCACCTCGGTGGCCATCGCCCACCGGCTCTCCACCGCCGAGGCCGCCGACGAGGTCCTGGTCTTCGACGAGGGCCGGGTGGTGCAGCGCGGCACGCACGAGGAGCTGGCGGCCGTCCCCGGCGTCTACGCCGACCTGTACGCCTCGTGGGTGCGCAGTTCGGCCTGA
- a CDS encoding Trp biosynthesis-associated membrane protein, with translation MTEHGPRAARRARAEYGAVLAALAAGAGVLLGAGGRVWARAEIALGGRVAPAPVELTGQDAAAPAFALGLAGLAALAAVVAARGWARRAVGAAVAAFGAAALYSVWQGTRTSALTALAAEQSTAQGRVEALRVAAQWPALAAVGAALLVAAGAAILLRGAAWPGMSSRYDRHSAPGAARSSDPAELWKSLDSGADPTLDPPDAAAPEAPAREPAPAGRSDAHTEPKNPKEP, from the coding sequence GTGACCGAGCACGGCCCCCGGGCCGCGCGCCGCGCCCGCGCCGAGTACGGCGCCGTCCTGGCGGCGCTGGCCGCCGGCGCCGGGGTCCTGCTGGGCGCGGGCGGCCGCGTGTGGGCCCGGGCCGAGATCGCCCTGGGCGGCCGCGTGGCCCCCGCCCCCGTCGAGCTGACCGGCCAGGACGCCGCCGCGCCCGCCTTCGCCCTGGGCCTGGCCGGACTCGCCGCCCTGGCCGCTGTGGTCGCCGCGCGCGGCTGGGCGCGCCGCGCGGTGGGCGCGGCCGTCGCGGCCTTCGGTGCCGCCGCCCTGTACTCCGTGTGGCAGGGCACCCGCACCTCCGCGCTGACCGCGCTGGCCGCCGAGCAGTCCACCGCGCAGGGGCGCGTCGAGGCGCTGCGCGTGGCGGCCCAGTGGCCCGCTCTGGCCGCCGTCGGGGCGGCGCTGCTGGTGGCGGCGGGGGCGGCGATACTACTTCGGGGTGCCGCCTGGCCGGGCATGAGCAGCAGGTACGATCGCCACAGCGCCCCGGGCGCGGCCCGCTCCAGCGATCCCGCCGAGTTGTGGAAGTCGCTCGACAGCGGGGCCGATCCCACCCTGGACCCGCCGGACGCCGCCGCGCCGGAGGCCCCGGCGCGCGAACCGGCCCCCGCCGGGCGCTCCGACGCGCACACCGAGCCGAAGAATCCGAAGGAGCCTTGA
- a CDS encoding HGxxPAAW family protein encodes MADEHHEDHGNTVAAWFLTLSWIVLWSVAGVAIILGGDLMLWTAVGLGGSVVFAVIAGVMKKAGLGRKTPRPVPPTREEWEALQAKAKKTAKEAVKEVKDAVTADGGHGRDGAKDDSADSAAPAGSAAASAGETAGSSR; translated from the coding sequence ATGGCCGACGAACACCACGAGGACCACGGCAACACCGTCGCCGCGTGGTTCCTGACCCTGAGCTGGATCGTGCTGTGGAGCGTGGCCGGCGTCGCGATCATCCTCGGCGGCGACCTCATGCTGTGGACCGCCGTGGGCCTGGGCGGCAGTGTGGTCTTCGCCGTGATCGCCGGAGTCATGAAGAAGGCCGGCCTCGGCCGCAAGACCCCGCGTCCCGTCCCGCCCACGCGCGAGGAGTGGGAGGCGCTCCAGGCCAAGGCGAAGAAGACCGCCAAGGAGGCCGTCAAGGAGGTCAAGGACGCCGTGACGGCCGATGGCGGCCACGGCAGGGACGGCGCCAAGGACGACTCCGCCGACTCCGCCGCCCCCGCCGGGTCCGCCGCCGCCTCGGCCGGCGAGACCGCGGGATCCTCGCGTTAG
- the hisI gene encoding phosphoribosyl-AMP cyclohydrolase — protein sequence MSISPAGGGAGTAGARLAPEIAARLKRNPDGLLPAVVQQHDTKEVLMLAWMDDEALRRTLDTGSATYWSRSRGEYWVKGATSGNVQRVVGVALDCDGDTLLVRVDQTGAACHTGDHTCFDAGELPLGGGTAPAGAREPA from the coding sequence ATGAGCATCAGCCCCGCCGGAGGCGGTGCCGGAACCGCCGGCGCCCGCCTCGCCCCCGAGATCGCCGCCCGGCTCAAGCGCAACCCCGACGGCCTGCTGCCCGCCGTCGTCCAGCAGCACGACACCAAGGAGGTGCTGATGCTGGCCTGGATGGACGACGAGGCGCTGCGCCGCACCCTGGACACCGGCAGCGCCACCTACTGGTCGCGCAGCCGCGGGGAGTACTGGGTCAAGGGCGCCACCTCGGGAAACGTGCAGCGGGTCGTGGGCGTGGCCCTGGACTGCGACGGCGACACCCTGCTGGTGCGTGTCGACCAGACCGGTGCCGCCTGCCACACCGGCGACCACACGTGCTTCGACGCCGGCGAGCTGCCCCTGGGCGGCGGCACGGCCCCCGCCGGCGCGCGGGAGCCGGCGTGA
- a CDS encoding SIS domain-containing protein → MTAAQLTADLAGKPDALMGLADRLARHDPYGALPTLLEDEPAGILLLGMGSARHVCETAAARMRLSGLGATAEFASAERSLPPGPDTLVVAVAAGGGARELCSLLDTYAERSAIIVLGDDPDSPVARYADILVPLLAGPDRSGLACAAVQNALALLLLLGYRLGAPAVSPGADLAQTLRRAANATAGLLERAGTWVPEVAAALSSPDGVHLVAPAERLSSAAHGALALRKGPVVKAYAAETGEWSHSDRYLAAVTDYRALLFAGSHYDDRTAEHLTQLRGRLVAVGGEVPGAAATVRYPGDTVPDVALLTEPVVAERLAAHWWAERGR, encoded by the coding sequence GTGACCGCCGCACAGCTGACCGCCGACCTGGCGGGCAAGCCCGACGCCCTGATGGGCCTGGCCGACCGCCTGGCCCGCCACGACCCCTACGGCGCGCTGCCCACGCTGCTGGAGGACGAGCCCGCGGGCATCCTGCTGCTGGGCATGGGGTCGGCCCGCCACGTGTGCGAGACCGCGGCGGCGCGGATGCGGCTGAGCGGCCTGGGCGCCACCGCGGAGTTCGCCTCGGCCGAGAGGTCGCTGCCGCCGGGCCCCGACACCCTGGTGGTGGCGGTCGCCGCGGGCGGCGGGGCGCGCGAGCTGTGCTCCCTGCTGGACACCTACGCCGAGCGCTCGGCCATCATCGTGCTCGGCGACGACCCCGACTCCCCGGTGGCGCGCTACGCCGACATCCTGGTGCCGCTGCTGGCGGGGCCCGACCGCAGCGGACTGGCCTGCGCTGCGGTGCAGAACGCGCTGGCGCTGCTGCTCCTGCTGGGCTACCGGCTGGGCGCGCCCGCGGTCTCCCCCGGCGCCGACCTGGCCCAGACCCTGCGCCGGGCGGCCAACGCCACGGCCGGGCTGCTGGAGCGCGCCGGCACCTGGGTGCCCGAGGTCGCCGCCGCGCTGTCCTCGCCCGACGGCGTGCACCTGGTGGCCCCCGCCGAGCGGCTGTCCTCGGCCGCGCACGGGGCGCTGGCGCTGCGCAAGGGGCCGGTGGTCAAGGCGTACGCGGCCGAGACCGGCGAATGGTCCCACAGCGACCGCTACCTCGCGGCGGTCACCGACTACCGTGCGCTGCTGTTCGCGGGCTCCCACTACGACGATCGGACCGCCGAGCACCTGACCCAGCTGCGCGGCAGGCTGGTCGCGGTGGGCGGCGAGGTGCCCGGCGCTGCGGCGACCGTGCGCTACCCCGGCGACACCGTGCCCGACGTGGCGCTGCTCACCGAGCCGGTGGTGGCCGAGCGGCTGGCCGCGCACTGGTGGGCCGAGCGGGGACGCTGA
- a CDS encoding DUF2752 domain-containing protein has translation MSAEETSLSRRRRPHPAAAPLLVGAGGLAGAALLHFVDPNEPGHYPTCPWLMITGTWCPGCGTMRAVHALTEFDVVGALDMNPLFVVLLPFILYSYGRWLYRSVRPAPPRTVPRKALNPIWLYVLLAAILGFWLVRNLPFGAFLAPG, from the coding sequence ATGTCGGCCGAGGAGACCTCGCTGTCCCGGCGCCGCCGCCCGCACCCGGCGGCGGCGCCGCTGCTGGTGGGCGCGGGGGGCCTGGCCGGGGCGGCCCTGCTGCACTTCGTCGACCCCAACGAGCCGGGCCACTACCCCACCTGCCCCTGGCTCATGATCACCGGAACCTGGTGCCCGGGTTGCGGGACCATGCGGGCCGTCCACGCGCTGACCGAATTCGACGTCGTGGGCGCCCTGGACATGAACCCCCTGTTCGTGGTGCTGCTGCCGTTCATCCTCTACAGCTACGGCCGGTGGCTCTACCGCTCCGTGCGGCCCGCCCCGCCGCGCACCGTGCCCCGCAAGGCCCTCAACCCGATCTGGCTCTACGTGCTCCTCGCCGCCATCCTCGGGTTCTGGTTGGTCCGCAACCTGCCCTTCGGGGCCTTCCTGGCCCCCGGATAA